aagaatatataataTCCCTCAAATACTCCTACCAttgaagaataaatttttatatagaaaaggtaaatatggtagttacgTCCATTTACTTCTCCATTTACCCTTGCCATtagagatgctctaagagtcctatttaattatgacacgagttttaagaaatgtaaagaaaaatgggtagaataagttagtagaataaaTATCTCACTTATGgtagtatatattagttttatgataaaatgtgattaaaaTAAGTTGGTGTAATATGAGgtctatttatcatttatgataaaatgaaataagacttttattgtgggacatacaaaaatgacaaaatatgactcttgTTATCGGATGGAGGAGTATTAGTTTAGTGACGCTTTCTTTTGCGTCGTAAATTGTTGCAactctttaaaattttccaacgGAAGTAATGCATTTCGATTTTTGCGTCCTTAAagcattataataatatttaaaaaattaaataaaaagtgtaaaatataagagataataaaatagaataataaatacaaaataaagtaagtaaCAAAATAcctaagagaaagaaaaatgtttattaCACATTCTTTTCTTAAATCTTAGTGACTGAcgaaaagaaatactactatggaaaggagggtcttgttaggttgagatttttgggcCTAATTGAGAACTAAGATGCATTTTCAGCCACTCATTCACAATTTTCGCGCAATGTCAACTACTGACACATTATGTCCACtagggggtataattgtcatCTTCGCACGATGTCAACTAtagagacattatgtcaactacgatgtcaacaacaaacgttatttatgtcaactacgatgtcaacaacaaactttatttatgtcaactacgatgtcagcaacaaactttatttacgtcaactattatgtcaacagtaatattttacaaataattaatgccaacaacaaatattttcatgtcggcgatgtatattatttatgtcaacaacagcgttttacatataattcatgtcaacaacatttttcataaaatttatgccaaCAACcgatataattcatgtcaacaacaaacgttattatgtcaacgagctatataattcatgaaGTTCCTATCCCCAACATTCAGTTAGCAAGTCATATCCAAAATCCACAGATACACAATAATGCAAATAACTCTGCTttagaaaagataaaagaaaactCCTATTCCCTAAGTAAACTAAAAGGAGATCCAGACACTCAATGTAACCAAAGGAAAAATCcacaaaattgtaaaaatacaCAGATAACAACATCGTTCAATCCATTCTTCTAATTTCATACTATGTCGAAGAGCATCAATCAATTACAGCCAGATTACAATAACCAAAATAGatgaaaatcaattaatcaatttttcaaaaaaattgggaTCCGCTCAGCCTAGATAATTAACTGTAATACACCGACGAACCACTGTGGCTCCTCCCTGATGGGgttttggtgccccttgcacagcggaagacttgtacaaaacaaataaatcagatacggatctatttgaccgattatgggatcaatcaattcacatgttaaacaaataattgcatgctagaacacaaataattcatgctcaaagaaaataaatcctaaaacatgaattctacggtttagagttaccgattttgattctccaaataatcgtcgattgctcgcgccttctccacgtgatgatcttcaatactagaccacagattTTCTCtttggttcccgaactgtatctcgatatcagggtgggctgatcttatcaaaatactaggactcgaataaagaagacagaataaatctttctccaattaggagagaaattcgaactcctctaggtagagggggacgaaaattatgaataataataattaatgattcatgtctcctttattctcctatttatattaagttccttttgggcccagacagggatctatggaaagttttggatatgggctcccccaattagctttttactaattaaagtgaacccacaattttatacaagcttatattggaatattacgagcagccactacagaagtaatattgaattctccccatccaaatccgaaattacaagtaatccgggtttccgttatttattatttatttcccgcgcttaagatataaatgtccattaattaattaatgtctgctatggacttaattaattaatatcttattaattccaagtgtggacttagcaagaaacatttatttattattcatagagcgataaaactccaactggccagttttctgaataataaaaccttgttcgagctcctcttgaggacattatcaaacgagactcacctcgcgcacgtttcaacataatagcaatcctagcaccgttagatattaatcaccactacccaatatatcaggattattgggttgcgaaaaacccgcaccatttgataagtcaaagtagtgcataatcaatatcgtatgctcaatgctaacatatgtagattaagaaatagtattttatcaagacctagtctttcggtagatagcataaagacacgtcttgctgttagatccgttcagtgctataccacaccaatgtcatcttattacagtaaggcttagaaatatgcggactgacattgcaacctttcacgataggtagccaaagtctatctaggttgtgaaattcttctttttcttttgcaaagcattgcatagatctgaccgtgttaccttaaagtggacgacgcccacaaccggtctactaagcaaaagacttagactttgtttactttttatgcatttaaatgtttgtaaaatatcttataaatgcacaagcaaacacaatgtaataataatagtgattctattcgtgcgagactgctcgaataatactgaatcgggttaaaagtggattgtagagttttacgtatacaagcaagattctattcgcgcgaaacttgctcgaaacatgcttttcagtataccaaacctaaaaTGATTATCGTAGTGGAAGATGGATCTGTAGTTAAAATTTGTGGCTAATTTTTTATagcaaaaatatcaaattttaatttgtaaatttctGCGCTGGAGAAACAGAGacgaagagaaaataatgaattgaaTGCTTAATTTCACCGCGTCTGCATCTGGACTTCCAAATCTCTCTCTTCCTCCGATCAACGCAAGTCACACAAATCGCAGAAAGCAGTAGCTGAACTGCGACAAAATATGGAGGTGGAAGGAGCACTGCCGATGGACGACAAGGCCAAGCGAATGAGAGATCTGCTCTCCAGTTTCTACACTCCCGATCAATCCATTCCTGGATCGCCGCCGCACAACACTGTTTCTAGATTCGCCACGCTCGACACCATCAACACCACCTCATTCGACGCAGATCAGTACATGAATCTCCTCGTGCGTTCCTCgcttcaattttcaataattttgtgATGTTACCCGTGATTGGTTGtgaatttctttattttttgcttGTTCCACGAGTAATTGAGTGGTGCGCTGGTTATGAAATTGTTACATTGCGTGTTTTGTGCAATTTTATGAATGATGCTTAGTTGAGGGAATATAGACGACTTAAGTTGAGGGGTATGTGTATTGGCCATCTCAAAATTGGTTGGAAGGAACAGCTAATTTTGTGGAGTATGGTTAAACTTAAGTAGTGACCATAGGACTGGTGCTGTGACCGTTCTGCTACAATTTAATCATGCATTCAACATCATTTACAAAACTTCTTTCTGTAGATTATATAAGCTGGAAATATTACATGATATTGTTGGTTGGATGCTGATATAAGATAAATGACACAAGATAGATAAACGATATAGGATACTTAACCATGggttgatataaaaaatgtactGTAGTATTTAGGATCTGTTATGTGTGAGAAACATGTATGTGGGCTTTATTATGGGGACCAAGacttttattcaaaaatttcaaccAGTTTCTCCATTTCTGTTGCTTCCAAATGTCTATCAGAtgccaaaaaaagaaaaactaatgGCCAGACTGGATTGCTCATAGCATTTTGCCAATGTAGAAATTCATATTCAgtgtatattttgtgttttttgcTCACTCACGGATGAGAAGGAACCTGCTTTCTTGAATCTGCTAAAATATGGAGGCTTTTGTCTATATGTTGTTTCCCTTAACTTATTTTCGTGACTGATTATGTAGGTACAAAAGTCAAGCCTGGAGGGTCTTCTTCAGAAGCATGTGGAAATGGCTGCAGAGATTAAAAATCTAGACACTGACCTTCAAATGTTGGTGTATGAGAACTACAACAAATTCATCAGTGCAACAGATACAATAAAGAAGTAACTTTTCTTATTAGAAGAACTATtctaagttattttttttgtttgtgaacATCCTCATGCACAAGAGCACGGTCCACACAATTTCTTCATTTGTCTTAACTTGTATTGAACTTTTTTATTCTTACTTTTATCTATATGATAATCTGTCAGGTCAACCTAATTATTTCCATGTTTCTaggatgaaaaataatattgttggCATGGAGACAAACATGGAACAGCTTCTGGAAAAGGTGTTTGGTATAGATTCGTTTTGGTTTCTGACAAATAGAACTTTGCGGATCAAAACAATTGTATTGTAtcaaaaataaagatcagtAACTAGAAAATTCATGGCAGTAgttatttttgcaatttaaTCACATATAGCATATAATATTTTAGCAATGCAGATAACTAACTTAATTTGTTGCATTTCTGTTTATGTCCCCTGCTTTCAGCAAAATTAGACTGAAACTGACctctccccccccccccattCATGACAACATGACATCTGAACTGGTGCACCATTGGATTGCTAGGCGGCTAGTTTCGGTTTAGTTTCACTCTAATTTTGCTGAATTTAGAGGCCGACAACGAATTGCAACTGATTGGAGGTTTTTTCCGTTATTaccaaaataaagaaaatatgattaaaatgcaaaaaaccTTAATGTGGTAAATACTTTTGCAATTAACCCCAAATTATATCAGAGATTCACTTGTTAATTTTCCAGATAACATCCGTGCAATCTAGGAGCGATGGAGTCAATACTTCTCTTTTCGAAAAGAGAGAACATATAGAGAAGTTGCACCGCACACGCAATCTGCTTCGAAAAGTTCAGGTACTAGAGTTGTTATGTTTCTCAGATACCTGTATACTTGGTTGGTCATGCAAGAATTACAAAGATGTTATATTTTGTTGGTAGAGCAGTTTATTTATGATCTACCTACAAGACTTCAGAAGTGTATCAAGTCAGAGGCCTATGCTGATGCAGTAAAGTTTTATACAGGGGCCACTCCAATCTTCAAGGTCTTTTCCTTACATCGTCTATCATGCCTTTGAATTTTCTGTGAATCTGTATATATTCACATTCTGTTGCATAACTCTGCATAACTGAACTCTGCATTTCATCAGTAACTGCCCTATCTCTGACCTCTCCTTACTATCATCAGGCATATGGGGATTCTTCCTTTCTGGACTGTAAACGCGCTTCAGAAGAAGCGGTGTcagtaattataaaaaacttGCAGGCAtgtcctcttttttttttttttttttttcccgcAGCTATCTTCACTATTGTGGAGTTTGTGGAGTTTCTCACTTTGTAATCCTTGCGGGGGGTGACGATGCCTTCGTTCACTCTCAGACCCTAAATATTTAAGCCTCGGTAGTATTTCTGGTTCACCAACACAGCAGTGTAGATCATTTATTGGTAGTTGAATAGTCCCTGCCTTCGACAAAGTACAGAAGACATTTTCCAGTCTCACATGTTTGCCCTTTCTCACACATTTATATCTCACTGAAAGATGAGTAGTATCACCAGGATtggttaaaatttttaatggtGAAAGAATTAGGTTTGGAAGATTTAGGAATATTAGTTTCCGCTAATGGCCTAATTTGATCTCTTTAGTATTAGTATGCATACTGGGAAGCTACATGTAACCTTTTTACAGTAGAAATGAACATATGCTGCATCACTAATTGTAGACTGCTTATTAAAAGGGGTAAAAATGCAAGGTAAGAGTTGCTTTGTGCTAAAGGGTTTCCGTCCCTcaccctttctctctctctctctctctctctctctctctgtatCAATCACATTTTAAGTCTGAGTGTTTCTTTCAGGGTTTAGTTTTCTCAGATTCTGAATCAATACAAGCAAGAGCTGAGGCTGTCATACTTCTTAAGAAGTTGGACTTTCCGGTTTGTATCCAAAGCTTTTGTTTCTCAAATCTCAGTAACATGTTCTAACTTCTGATGCACTATGTGCAATGCATTACAAACTAAGCAAATAAGGTTTTTAATGTAGGTCTTTCTGGGAATTTACTGTTTTATATTTTGGGTTGCTGGTCATGTGGTGAAATTATATGAACTTCATGCTATTCTTCTTTTAATATCAATAATCTTTTGTTAATTGTTATTCTGGTTCGTATCTGAAGGTTTTGTTTCTTGATAACATATTCTAATTAGTGACACACTGTCCCATGCATTACAAATTACTCCTAGAAAATGGGTTTTTTTAGTATTGGTGTTTCTTGGATTATAAGGCTGCGATAGGTTTGTGTCTTGCAGAGAAAGTATGTGAATGTTCTATAGTAGTCAACCCATGATGTCAATAATCTTTTGCTAATTGTTTTTCACCTTTTGGTGAATAGGTTGAAAATCTGAAGGTTAAATTGTTTGAGAAGTTGAAGCAGTTTCTTGTGGACCTTGATCTGGAATACAAGGAGTTAACAAATGTGCCCGTTAATGTTGACGAGTCTACTAACCCAAATTCTGCTTCTACTACCACACATGAGGTGAGAGGAATTGGCAACTTTGAGTTTGCTTATGCAAGTTTTGAAACACAAATGATTCTTCAACAGTTGGGTTGCAAATTACAttcatcatattttatataggcGCCTGCTTTAAGCAATGTACTTAAAGAAATCAGAGTAATTGAATAGTCACCATTCTTCACAGTTTGTTTTTCTCCACGTGCACTTGAATCAGTTTCAACTAATACAAAAGTTTAGATATGTAGGCTTCAAGTATCATCATTTAGATTACAAATTATGTTTACTTTCAGGCATCAGTTCATGAATTTGCGGAAGCCATTCGGGCTTATAAAGCTATATTCTTGCATTCGGAACCACAGCTATGTAATCTCGGACAAGACCTCGTTAAGAAGTACAGCTGcttttatgataattttgctattgtacattttttgtgttatgaTTTGTGTTAAGTTCTCATATTTGCTCTGAGATTAGACTTTAAACCTAAACATCAGGCATTTTGAAGCTATTAATCAACAAATCAAGAAGCATGTCCGATCTGCAGATCTTTTGGCAATGCTCCGTAAGTAACATTATCCACCATATATCACTGTTTATTGTGGTCACtggtttttcattatttttttaaaaaaattataattcagAGTTATTTATCTGGCTCTAATTCTCTCAATCCACCATATACTACATTACATGGGGTGGAAGAAAGTGTAGCTATAATGATACTCTGGATGTGGCGTTAAGAAATATTTCACAGTTTTATGAAGCCATGCAACCGTGACTTATATAGAGaggattaatatatttaaaatatgctCGAGTATGAAGTTGTCATTTAGGCTGACCAGCTCCAGATGTAGACTTGTAATAGTTAAAGAAGCAATCATTATGGGCCTGTTATTACTCTAAACTTGTAATGAGAACTCATTTTTTGGCATAAATATTTGTGTATGTGACATCTGTATCAGTTGGCCACATATGGCATACCTCTCAAGAGGCTAAGATGATAGACGGAATGAATAAAGGCTGGTTATATGATTCCATCTATTTTTGGCTTTTTGTATTTCTCCAGGCATTATCTGGACTGATGTGCTTCTTATGGATGAAGTGCTACCTGAAGCTTCCCTGCCAGATTTTGCTTTGCAGgtaatgacatttttgttgAATGGCATTGTACAAGAGAAAATTATGTCTGCTCCTACCAGCTATCTACCTAGTACCTACATTGCATTCTCAACCTCAGTTTATTTTGCACAATAAACTAGTTAACATTTTTTCCAGCATGCTCGTGTTGCCATCAAAGATTACACCTGCAGCACATTTAGTCGGCTTTTGATGAATATCGCAGGTTTGTAGACTCTGTACCATGTTATAGTATACACCAaatctcatttaatttcacaggAATACCTGAACATTTTATGTATGAATTTCAGATACATTTGTATTTGATAGTCATTCCAGATGGCTCAAATTTCTATTTCACTGGTCACAGTTAAACTATACActtaatgaaaatatgaaagcTAATTTGTCCTACTCTAACGACCTTGCAAGGTTTTCGAGACAACTCCATTGTGAAATTTTAGTTGTCGATGCTCACTTTGCTTCTTTTTATCTACCAGACACCCTAAAGAAATACCAATTTACAGTAAAAGAAGAGATGGAGGAAGAGTATCCGTTGCGTGCAGCCCTTGAAGCCAGCAAAAAGTCAGTGATCCAAGGCAGTATGGATGCCTTAATGGTAAAGATAAATTCCTGGATAGATCATTGCTCCCTTGTACAGTTTCCATTATGTAAAGTTTACTACATGAACTGGTTTGATTCTTTGCCATCTGTGTGTCTCTTAAAGGAAGGATCAGTTGAATCATGTGAAATTTATTTCACACATGTTAAGCTTGTTCATcccttttaaatttcaattggTTTTCTGGATTTggattctttttttattcaaacttGTAAATATTACTGTATAtgggaaataaatatgcagACAGACTCCAAAATAGGTATTTGAGCTGGTTAtatgtttcttcttcaattccaCCTTAACACCAGCCTCATCATTTTCTGATGTTACACTTTACGTTCACATGTCCCTTAATGGATTTTAAATAATGGACGAATAATATATTGTAGTCCATGGTTTAGAAGCTTGATTTTCTACGATTGAAAGTGGGCACAAGCAATCAGTTTGAATAGAATTCTTGTGCTCTTGGTGTATCAGGAGCAGAGCTTTAtctttgaaatattaaaatcataaaataacaatattaatatGTTCATGTGGTTTCTGATATAACAAAAGAAGATGATCACACTAATGCAGCCATCAGTGGCTTTTGTCATGTAGTGCTGCTTCATGATCACTATATACTTTTGTTGCAGGACTTCAGGCTGCTGCTTGATGAAAACCCAGAGTTACTGCTCAAGTTGAGAGACTTAACAATCGGCTGGGTCAATGAAGGGTTCCAAGGTTTCTTCAGAAAGCTTGATGGCTATTTCCTCTTGCTCTCCGGAAAGAAAATTACAGCATTTCAAGATGTTCATTTGATAGAGGAGACGCaaggagaaaaaatatctGCTGGGCTTGTTCTTGTACTAGCACAGTTAACTCTTTATATCGAACAAACTGCCATCCCCAGAATCACAGAGGCAGGGAGCTGATCCCCCCAACCCAGAATCCTGTTAATATGTCTGTACAGGTTTGAATTGTATCTGACACCCAAATCAAATCTGCAGGAACTAGCTTCACTTTCTGCTGGTGGTGGGGTCCTTGGCCTCGCAACTGATCCCGCTGAAATTTGTCGCATCTTTCGGTCATCTGGGGAAAGTTTCTTGCACCTTGTGAGTATTCTTGATCTAAACCTTCAAGTAAAGCTTTTGATTTTATCTATTCTTTTTTTGATggtaaatgaatttaaatataaaggCTGCGCAACAAAGGACTCGAACCTGAGACTTTTTCCGCTTGGCCAACTCACGCACACCTAATTTCATCTATTCTTGTTTGAGTGGTTGGTAGTGCTTGCCTGAATTTGGATGAATGTTCCTCAATGATGGATAATgcttttgtatattttattgctAGTCTTGATGAATGCATTCTGCTGTTCTTGTCGGAATAAGTAGCTCATTAACTGCATTAGTTCTTAATGACCGTTACTACACTTTTCAGTACATAAAGATGAGAACTCAGAAAATATCAGTTCTATTGAAGAAGAGGTTTGCAGCCCCAAATTGGGTGAAGGTAATTGAAACCAttgcttaattttatttcatcctTACTTCAACAGCTGATCTAGCTGAGTATTTAACCTCTCACGTGTTTCTGCAGCATAAAGAACCCAGAGAAGTGCATATGTTTGTGGATTTACTTCGGCAAGAGGTAATAAGTCCAACTAGATGTTTTATTCTtgtagtatttatttgttcctgttttcttgaagatttgaaataCAAAGTTGAGTTACATC
The genomic region above belongs to Salvia hispanica cultivar TCC Black 2014 chromosome 3, UniMelb_Shisp_WGS_1.0, whole genome shotgun sequence and contains:
- the LOC125214823 gene encoding vacuolar protein sorting-associated protein 51 homolog produces the protein MEVEGALPMDDKAKRMRDLLSSFYTPDQSIPGSPPHNTVSRFATLDTINTTSFDADQYMNLLVQKSSLEGLLQKHVEMAAEIKNLDTDLQMLVYENYNKFISATDTIKKMKNNIVGMETNMEQLLEKITSVQSRSDGVNTSLFEKREHIEKLHRTRNLLRKVQFIYDLPTRLQKCIKSEAYADAVKFYTGATPIFKAYGDSSFLDCKRASEEAVSVIIKNLQGLVFSDSESIQARAEAVILLKKLDFPVENLKVKLFEKLKQFLVDLDLEYKELTNVPVNVDESTNPNSASTTTHEASVHEFAEAIRAYKAIFLHSEPQLCNLGQDLVKKHFEAINQQIKKHVRSADLLAMLRIIWTDVLLMDEVLPEASLPDFALQHARVAIKDYTCSTFSRLLMNIADTLKKYQFTVKEEMEEEYPLRAALEASKKSVIQGSMDALMDFRLLLDENPELLLKLRDLTIGWVNEGFQGFFRKLDGYFLLLSGKKITAFQDVHLIEETQGEKISAGLVLVLAQLTLYIEQTAIPRITEELASLSAGGGVLGLATDPAEICRIFRSSGESFLHLYIKMRTQKISVLLKKRFAAPNWVKHKEPREVHMFVDLLRQELDEIRSEVKQILPEGVTHKHRRNNSNGSTTSSRSNPLRDDRLLTRSNTQKARSQLLESHLAKLFKQKMEIFTKVEHTQESVVTTIVKLSLKSFQEFVRLQTFNRSGFQQIQLDIHFLRTTLKDITEDEAAVDFLLDEVIVSSAERCLDANPLEPPVMDRLVQAKLAKTSEQGGDEKSK